In Drosophila innubila isolate TH190305 chromosome 2R unlocalized genomic scaffold, UK_Dinn_1.0 1_C_2R, whole genome shotgun sequence, the following are encoded in one genomic region:
- the LOC117785462 gene encoding uncharacterized protein LOC117785462 isoform X2 — protein sequence MAKIILFCVLSLLACAAGQRITTIHLDGVQYFISRMNPYSPELNYFLAYQYCRSLGLQLASFETKEKAESMTTYLKNAGYGNYDFWTSGNRLGTGMFLWMSTGLPFNATFDFFENSADAIQAGLLDPVDHNSNTSPQRTARDSSGAEKGCVILKQPTLKWMPEDCSDVKDFICEQTRCYYYNYGSIPVSSAQGRPITSTTPRPPAALLNLNLATTTPLPLIMSTIASGNTLFAKPKSSVADNAVDASQQPSTVWFKLNHDRSLTDPDVEVDLEADVEEHDNAEGESDFDEHEQDHEQDHEHEHDTGDASNEHARELSDGDDVKEHVFPLNDNELHNEMHSIEELQLQLQSHDADEHQEHDEDVPEADEHGSVEHEAEAESEHEPEPETETETDTETDSHFQSSASVSEIPAPVALPSSTESPAIEVRLKQIAQDFEKMTSSQELQRAAAVSKDEITPQSSLSLSDLIRTLRPNEQQIIPQIDSDYSNAMRVLGKTSAVVNNEDSRKFKVLPEPHSF from the exons ATGGCcaaaatcattttgttttgtgtgctaAGCCTTTTGGCTTGCGCTGCAG gTCAACGCATCACGACCATTCATTTAGATGGTGTGCAGTACTTCATCAGTCGGATGAATCCGTATTCGCCGGAGTTGAACTACTTCCTGGCCTATCAGTACTGCCGATCCTTGGGCTTGCAGCTGGCCTCGTTCGAGACGAAGGAGAAGGCCGAGTCGATGACcacgtatttaaaaaatgccgGCTATGGTAATTATGATTTCTGGACATCCGGAAATCGCTTGGGCACGGGCATGTTCCTATGGATGAGCACCGGTTTGCCGTTCAACGCCACGTTCGACTTTTTCGAGAACTCGGCCGACGCAATCCAAGCCGGTCTGCTTGATCCCGTCgatcacaacagcaacacctcTCCCCAGCGTACGGCCCGCGACAG CAGTGGTGCCGAGAAGGGATGCGTCATCCTCAAGCAGCCGACGCTCAAGTGGATGCCCGAGGACTGCTCGGACGTCAAGGACTTCATTTGCGAGCAGACCCGTTGCTATTATTATAACTATGGCAGCATTCCGGTGTCGTCTGCGCAGGG ACGCCCCATAACTTCGACGACACCACGCCCGCCCGCCGCACTGCTGAACCTCAATCTGGCAACCACAACTCCCCTTCCGCTCATCATGTCCACCATCGCCAGCGGCAACACTTTGTTTGCCAAGCCAAAGTCGTCGGTGGCTGACAATGCCGTCGATGCCTCGCAGCAGCCTTCAACTGTATGGTTCAAGTTGAATCACGATCGGTCTTTGACCGATCCTGATGTGGAAGTTGACCTCGAGGCGGACGTTGAAGAGCACGACAATGCTGAGGGCGAGAGTGATTTCGATGAGCACGAGCAGGATCACGAGCAGGATCACGAGCACGAGCACGACACTGGCGATGCCTCCAATGAGCACGCGCGTGAGCTGAGCGATGGCGATGACGTTAAGGAGCACGTTTTCCCGCTTAACGACAACGAGTTGCACAACGAAATGCACTCGATTGAggagttgcagctgcaactgcaatctCATGACGCCGACGAGCATCAGGAGCACGATGAGGATGTCCCAGAGGCGGATGAGCACGGTAGTGTTGAGCATGAAGCAGAAGCTGAATCTGAACATGAACCTGAAcctgaaactgaaaccgaaactgaTACTGAGACGGACTCACATTTCCAGTCGTCGGCCAGCGTCAGCGAAATACCAGCCCCAGTTGCGTTGCCCAGTTCCACGGAGTCGCCGGCCATTGAGGTGCGTCTCAAGCAGATTGCGCAGGACTTTGAGAAGATGACCAGCTCGCAGGAGCTGCAGCGTGCCGCTGCTGTCAGCAAGGATGAGATCACGCCTCAATCGTCGCTTTCCCTGAGCGATCTTATACGCACGTTGCGTCCCAATGAGCAGCAGATCATTCCCCAAATCGACTCCGATTACTCCAATGCCATGCGGGTGCTCGGAAAGACTTCGGCCGTAGTCAACAACGAGGATTCACGCAAATTCAAGGTGCTGCCGGAGCCGCATAGCTTTTAA
- the LOC117785462 gene encoding uncharacterized protein LOC117785462 isoform X4: protein MAKIILFCVLSLLACAAGQRITTIHLDGVQYFISRMNPYSPELNYFLAYQYCRSLGLQLASFETKEKAESMTTYLKNAGYGNYDFWTSGNRLGTGMFLWMSTGLPFNATFDFFENSADAIQAGLLDPVDHNSNTSPQRTARDSSGAEKGCVILKQPTLKWMPEDCSDVKDFICEQTRCYYYNYGSIPVSSAQG, encoded by the exons ATGGCcaaaatcattttgttttgtgtgctaAGCCTTTTGGCTTGCGCTGCAG gTCAACGCATCACGACCATTCATTTAGATGGTGTGCAGTACTTCATCAGTCGGATGAATCCGTATTCGCCGGAGTTGAACTACTTCCTGGCCTATCAGTACTGCCGATCCTTGGGCTTGCAGCTGGCCTCGTTCGAGACGAAGGAGAAGGCCGAGTCGATGACcacgtatttaaaaaatgccgGCTATGGTAATTATGATTTCTGGACATCCGGAAATCGCTTGGGCACGGGCATGTTCCTATGGATGAGCACCGGTTTGCCGTTCAACGCCACGTTCGACTTTTTCGAGAACTCGGCCGACGCAATCCAAGCCGGTCTGCTTGATCCCGTCgatcacaacagcaacacctcTCCCCAGCGTACGGCCCGCGACAG CAGTGGTGCCGAGAAGGGATGCGTCATCCTCAAGCAGCCGACGCTCAAGTGGATGCCCGAGGACTGCTCGGACGTCAAGGACTTCATTTGCGAGCAGACCCGTTGCTATTATTATAACTATGGCAGCATTCCGGTGTCGTCTGCGCAGGGGTAA
- the LOC117784986 gene encoding uncharacterized protein LOC117784986, whose protein sequence is MKVTITLVLIASVFLALGSALPQLERGSVLAPSGRFAMTENWASPPVDLSQAVVLLPEATPITEAPQEPKLTPIRKTGQNTST, encoded by the exons ATGAAAGTGACTATCACCTTGGTTCTTATTGCATCTGTCTTTTTGGCATTGGGATCGGCTCTACCTCAGCTTGAACGCGGCTCCGTTTTGGCCCCCAGTGGA CGCTTTGCTATGACTGAAAACTGGGCATCTCCACCTGTGGACTTGAGCCAAGCCGTAGTACTACTGCCTGAGGCAACACCAATTACTGAAGCGCCACAGGAACCAAAACTCACACCGATCCGCAAAACAGGCCAAAATACCTCgacataa
- the LOC117785462 gene encoding proline-, glutamic acid- and leucine-rich protein 1 isoform X3 → MSTIASGNTLFAKPKSSVADNAVDASQQPSTVWFKLNHDRSLTDPDVEVDLEADVEEHDNAEGESDFDEHEQDHEQDHEHEHDTGDASNEHARELSDGDDVKEHVFPLNDNELHNEMHSIEELQLQLQSHDADEHQEHDEDVPEADEHGSVEHEAEAESEHEPEPETETETDTETDSHFQSSASVSEIPAPVALPSSTESPAIEVRLKQIAQDFEKMTSSQELQRAAAVSKDEITPQSSLSLSDLIRTLRPNEQQIIPQIDSDYSNAMRVLGKTSAVVNNEDSRKFKVLPEPHSF, encoded by the coding sequence ATGTCCACCATCGCCAGCGGCAACACTTTGTTTGCCAAGCCAAAGTCGTCGGTGGCTGACAATGCCGTCGATGCCTCGCAGCAGCCTTCAACTGTATGGTTCAAGTTGAATCACGATCGGTCTTTGACCGATCCTGATGTGGAAGTTGACCTCGAGGCGGACGTTGAAGAGCACGACAATGCTGAGGGCGAGAGTGATTTCGATGAGCACGAGCAGGATCACGAGCAGGATCACGAGCACGAGCACGACACTGGCGATGCCTCCAATGAGCACGCGCGTGAGCTGAGCGATGGCGATGACGTTAAGGAGCACGTTTTCCCGCTTAACGACAACGAGTTGCACAACGAAATGCACTCGATTGAggagttgcagctgcaactgcaatctCATGACGCCGACGAGCATCAGGAGCACGATGAGGATGTCCCAGAGGCGGATGAGCACGGTAGTGTTGAGCATGAAGCAGAAGCTGAATCTGAACATGAACCTGAAcctgaaactgaaaccgaaactgaTACTGAGACGGACTCACATTTCCAGTCGTCGGCCAGCGTCAGCGAAATACCAGCCCCAGTTGCGTTGCCCAGTTCCACGGAGTCGCCGGCCATTGAGGTGCGTCTCAAGCAGATTGCGCAGGACTTTGAGAAGATGACCAGCTCGCAGGAGCTGCAGCGTGCCGCTGCTGTCAGCAAGGATGAGATCACGCCTCAATCGTCGCTTTCCCTGAGCGATCTTATACGCACGTTGCGTCCCAATGAGCAGCAGATCATTCCCCAAATCGACTCCGATTACTCCAATGCCATGCGGGTGCTCGGAAAGACTTCGGCCGTAGTCAACAACGAGGATTCACGCAAATTCAAGGTGCTGCCGGAGCCGCATAGCTTTTAA
- the LOC117785462 gene encoding uncharacterized protein LOC117785462 isoform X1 codes for MAKIILFCVLSLLACAAGQRITTIHLDGVQYFISRMNPYSPELNYFLAYQYCRSLGLQLASFETKEKAESMTTYLKNAGYGNYDFWTSGNRLGTGMFLWMSTGLPFNATFDFFENSADAIQAGLLDPVDHNSNTSPQRTARDSSSGAEKGCVILKQPTLKWMPEDCSDVKDFICEQTRCYYYNYGSIPVSSAQGRPITSTTPRPPAALLNLNLATTTPLPLIMSTIASGNTLFAKPKSSVADNAVDASQQPSTVWFKLNHDRSLTDPDVEVDLEADVEEHDNAEGESDFDEHEQDHEQDHEHEHDTGDASNEHARELSDGDDVKEHVFPLNDNELHNEMHSIEELQLQLQSHDADEHQEHDEDVPEADEHGSVEHEAEAESEHEPEPETETETDTETDSHFQSSASVSEIPAPVALPSSTESPAIEVRLKQIAQDFEKMTSSQELQRAAAVSKDEITPQSSLSLSDLIRTLRPNEQQIIPQIDSDYSNAMRVLGKTSAVVNNEDSRKFKVLPEPHSF; via the exons ATGGCcaaaatcattttgttttgtgtgctaAGCCTTTTGGCTTGCGCTGCAG gTCAACGCATCACGACCATTCATTTAGATGGTGTGCAGTACTTCATCAGTCGGATGAATCCGTATTCGCCGGAGTTGAACTACTTCCTGGCCTATCAGTACTGCCGATCCTTGGGCTTGCAGCTGGCCTCGTTCGAGACGAAGGAGAAGGCCGAGTCGATGACcacgtatttaaaaaatgccgGCTATGGTAATTATGATTTCTGGACATCCGGAAATCGCTTGGGCACGGGCATGTTCCTATGGATGAGCACCGGTTTGCCGTTCAACGCCACGTTCGACTTTTTCGAGAACTCGGCCGACGCAATCCAAGCCGGTCTGCTTGATCCCGTCgatcacaacagcaacacctcTCCCCAGCGTACGGCCCGCGACAG CAGCAGTGGTGCCGAGAAGGGATGCGTCATCCTCAAGCAGCCGACGCTCAAGTGGATGCCCGAGGACTGCTCGGACGTCAAGGACTTCATTTGCGAGCAGACCCGTTGCTATTATTATAACTATGGCAGCATTCCGGTGTCGTCTGCGCAGGG ACGCCCCATAACTTCGACGACACCACGCCCGCCCGCCGCACTGCTGAACCTCAATCTGGCAACCACAACTCCCCTTCCGCTCATCATGTCCACCATCGCCAGCGGCAACACTTTGTTTGCCAAGCCAAAGTCGTCGGTGGCTGACAATGCCGTCGATGCCTCGCAGCAGCCTTCAACTGTATGGTTCAAGTTGAATCACGATCGGTCTTTGACCGATCCTGATGTGGAAGTTGACCTCGAGGCGGACGTTGAAGAGCACGACAATGCTGAGGGCGAGAGTGATTTCGATGAGCACGAGCAGGATCACGAGCAGGATCACGAGCACGAGCACGACACTGGCGATGCCTCCAATGAGCACGCGCGTGAGCTGAGCGATGGCGATGACGTTAAGGAGCACGTTTTCCCGCTTAACGACAACGAGTTGCACAACGAAATGCACTCGATTGAggagttgcagctgcaactgcaatctCATGACGCCGACGAGCATCAGGAGCACGATGAGGATGTCCCAGAGGCGGATGAGCACGGTAGTGTTGAGCATGAAGCAGAAGCTGAATCTGAACATGAACCTGAAcctgaaactgaaaccgaaactgaTACTGAGACGGACTCACATTTCCAGTCGTCGGCCAGCGTCAGCGAAATACCAGCCCCAGTTGCGTTGCCCAGTTCCACGGAGTCGCCGGCCATTGAGGTGCGTCTCAAGCAGATTGCGCAGGACTTTGAGAAGATGACCAGCTCGCAGGAGCTGCAGCGTGCCGCTGCTGTCAGCAAGGATGAGATCACGCCTCAATCGTCGCTTTCCCTGAGCGATCTTATACGCACGTTGCGTCCCAATGAGCAGCAGATCATTCCCCAAATCGACTCCGATTACTCCAATGCCATGCGGGTGCTCGGAAAGACTTCGGCCGTAGTCAACAACGAGGATTCACGCAAATTCAAGGTGCTGCCGGAGCCGCATAGCTTTTAA
- the LOC117784939 gene encoding cathepsin L1: MKLVLILLPFVALASAQFGFGGGLGNVANNFRQRVSDIASRLPSPPVLTNVQDFGDFVAQSGKSYISAADRQLREGIFSAHKNLVDTKNLAFKNGASTYELAVNAFADLTNAEFLKQLTGLRKSSSGDQSAKEHRVLPKLATNVALPDTFDWRQKGGVTPVKFQGDCGSCWSFAATGAIEGHVFRKTGKLPNLSEQNLVDCGQEDLGLAGCDGGFQEYAFNFITQQNGIAVGDKYPYVDKKDTCKYAKGLSGAQITGFAAIPPKDEQSMKTVIATQGPLACSVNGLESLLLYKRGIYADEECNKGEVNHSILVVGYGTENGKDYWIVKNSWGKNWGEDGYFRLPRGQNFCGIASECSYPVV, translated from the exons ATGAAACTGGTGCTCATTCTTCTTCCATTTGTGGCACTGGCTTCTGCTCAGTTTGGCTTTGGCGGAGGCTTGGGAAATGTCGCTAACAATTTTAGGCAAAGGGTTTCGGACATTGCCAGTAGACTTCCCTCACCTCCTGTTCTTACGAATGTGCAAGACTTTGGCGACTTTGTG GCACAATCGGGCAAGTCTTATATCTCGGCGGCAGACCGTCAATTGCGTGAGGGAATCTTCAGTGCTCATAAAAACTTAGTAGACACCAAGAACTTGGCGTTCAAGAACGGTGCTTCTACCTATGAGCTGGCCGTGAATGCCTTTGCGGACCTTACGAATGCGGAGTTCCTTAAGCAGCTTACCGGATTGAGGAAGTCATCATCGGGCGA CCAAAGCGCAAAGGAGCATCGTGTATTACCCAAGTTGGCAACAAATGTGGCTCTTCCGGACACCTTTGATTGGCGTCAAAAGGGCGGAGTTACGCCTGTCAAGTTCCAAGGGGATTGTGGCTCCTGCTGGTCGTTTGCCGCAACGGGCGCTATTGAAGGTCACGTATTCCGTAAAACTGGTAAATTGCCAAACCTGTCGGAGCAGAATTTAGTCGATTGTGGCCAGGAGGATCTGGGTCTTGCGGGCTGCGACGGCGGCTTCCAGGAGTacgcatttaattttataacgCAGCAGAACGGCATTGCCGTTGGAGATAAGTATCCCTATGTGGATAAGAAGGACACATGCAAATATGCAAAGGGCTTATCTGGTGCCCAAATCACCGGATTCGCCGCAATTCCACCAAAGGACGAACAATCTATGAAAACAGTAATTGCCACTCAGGGTCCACTGGCTTGCTCTGTAAATGGTCTAGAGAGCTTGCTGCTTTACAAAAGAGGAATCTATGCGGATGAGGAATGCAACAAGGGCGAAGTAAACCACTCGATACTTGTCGTTGGTTATGGCACCGAAAACGGAAAGGATTACTGGATTGTCAAGAACTCGTGGGGCAAGAACTGGGGTGAGGATGGTTACTTCCGACTGCCACGCGGCCAGAACTTCTGCGGTATTGCCAGCGAATGCAGTTATCCCGTAGTTTAG